One stretch of Deltaproteobacteria bacterium DNA includes these proteins:
- a CDS encoding hydantoinase/oxoprolinase family protein, translating into MATAAHPWRGSNQRALEGRYSCSPRCKPWKKRSCAQSPSALQTQPKTCYAYWPLMQRDAASRYALGVDVGGTFTDIILIDRQTGALWMTKTPSTPTDPSEGFLHGVRKVLQLAHLNANELSHVFHGTTVATNTILEGKGAKTAVVTTDGFKYVLEIGRHDVPRKANLNSWIKPPRPVTPEWIFEVAERLDHNGSMLAPLDEQRCREIGTLLREAGVQSVAVSFIHAYANPINEEQARARIRETHPEAFVSLSHEVLPIFREYERTMTTVLNAYVQPAVSSYVGKLEQRLVEEKIHAPLLIMKSNGGVFGAETAARQAVHVALSGPAAGVIGAQFVGRSAGMNNLMSIDIGGTSADVCLISNGKAETTTEGEIGPFPLQVPMVAIHTIGAGGGSIASVSATGSLTVGPRSAGADPGPACYGRGGEEPTVTDANLVLGRIPPYLLGGEVTLDEQKAREVIAQRIARPLGLDLRAAADGILKIINNNMAGALRVVSIEKGYDPRDFALMAFGGAGPLHAGALAQILGIPTVLIPPQPGALSALGLLVADLANDYVQTCLQRGPNYDLSTLTQVYARLETEAAHWLENEGIPPASRSFVWAADLRYARQGVELTVETHHRAVSHEMLHDLERAFHRKHEQLYTYALEDTPVEVVNVRVRAVGMLTSLTLPQVVSGRSFATPFASRSVYFAEAGGMVTTPCYRRNELCVDQTIDGPAIVEQLDTTTVIFPGQQAKVDKFGTLVVGRDVSIPSPS; encoded by the coding sequence ATGGCTACAGCAGCTCACCCCTGGCGGGGTTCAAATCAGCGAGCCCTGGAAGGGCGGTATTCTTGTAGCCCACGGTGTAAACCGTGGAAAAAGAGATCGTGCGCACAAAGCCCCTCCGCTCTACAAACCCAGCCCAAGACTTGCTATGCCTATTGGCCACTTATGCAAAGAGATGCAGCATCTCGCTACGCCCTCGGTGTCGATGTCGGTGGAACGTTCACTGACATCATCTTAATCGATCGCCAAACTGGTGCGCTGTGGATGACGAAAACACCGTCTACTCCGACTGATCCGTCTGAGGGGTTTTTGCATGGCGTGCGTAAGGTGTTGCAACTTGCTCATCTCAATGCCAACGAATTGAGCCATGTGTTTCATGGAACCACAGTCGCAACCAATACGATCCTCGAAGGGAAGGGGGCGAAGACAGCGGTCGTAACGACCGATGGTTTCAAATACGTGCTGGAAATTGGACGGCACGATGTCCCGCGTAAAGCTAATCTCAATTCATGGATCAAACCGCCACGTCCGGTGACACCGGAATGGATCTTTGAGGTGGCTGAACGCCTGGATCACAACGGGTCGATGCTGGCACCACTTGATGAACAGCGTTGCCGTGAGATCGGTACACTCTTGCGTGAGGCGGGTGTCCAGTCTGTTGCCGTCTCCTTTATTCACGCCTACGCCAATCCTATCAATGAGGAACAGGCCCGGGCTCGTATACGTGAAACTCATCCAGAGGCGTTTGTTTCTCTGTCGCATGAAGTCCTGCCGATCTTTCGCGAGTATGAACGGACCATGACCACAGTCCTCAACGCTTATGTACAACCTGCCGTAAGCAGTTATGTGGGAAAACTAGAGCAGCGTCTCGTGGAAGAAAAGATTCACGCCCCACTACTGATTATGAAGTCGAACGGTGGTGTGTTCGGCGCTGAGACTGCAGCCCGCCAGGCTGTGCATGTGGCTTTGTCTGGCCCTGCAGCAGGGGTGATTGGTGCACAATTCGTTGGGCGTAGCGCGGGTATGAACAACTTGATGTCGATCGATATCGGCGGTACCAGCGCAGATGTCTGTCTGATTAGCAATGGGAAAGCTGAGACCACCACTGAAGGAGAGATTGGTCCGTTTCCATTACAAGTGCCGATGGTAGCGATTCATACTATCGGTGCCGGCGGTGGCAGTATTGCTTCGGTATCGGCGACAGGAAGTTTGACCGTCGGACCACGTAGCGCCGGGGCTGATCCTGGACCGGCGTGCTACGGACGTGGTGGCGAAGAACCAACAGTGACAGACGCGAACCTTGTGCTTGGACGTATTCCGCCATATCTGCTCGGTGGCGAAGTCACGCTTGACGAGCAGAAAGCACGGGAAGTCATTGCACAACGCATTGCCCGACCGCTCGGACTTGATCTGCGCGCCGCCGCCGATGGTATCCTTAAAATCATCAACAACAACATGGCTGGCGCTTTGCGTGTGGTGTCGATTGAGAAAGGCTATGATCCACGCGATTTCGCTTTGATGGCGTTTGGTGGTGCTGGTCCACTACATGCTGGTGCCTTGGCTCAGATTCTTGGTATCCCCACTGTGCTGATTCCCCCACAACCAGGTGCGTTGTCCGCACTGGGTTTGCTGGTTGCTGATCTGGCCAATGACTATGTGCAAACCTGTTTGCAGCGTGGACCGAACTACGATTTGTCTACGCTAACGCAAGTATATGCTCGATTAGAAACAGAAGCCGCTCACTGGTTAGAGAACGAAGGCATTCCGCCCGCGAGTCGCTCTTTTGTCTGGGCCGCGGATCTACGCTATGCCCGGCAAGGGGTTGAGTTGACAGTGGAAACACATCATCGAGCAGTGAGCCACGAAATGTTGCATGATTTGGAACGTGCGTTTCATCGCAAACATGAACAATTGTATACCTACGCTTTAGAGGATACGCCGGTCGAGGTTGTCAATGTACGCGTTCGTGCTGTAGGAATGCTCACGTCGCTTACACTACCACAGGTTGTGAGTGGGCGTAGTTTTGCGACACCTTTCGCGTCTCGCTCAGTGTATTTTGCTGAGGCTGGTGGAATGGTGACGACACCGTGTTATCGACGGAACGAGTTGTGTGTGGATCAGACGATCGATGGTCCAGCGATTGTTGAGCAGCTTGATACCACAACGGTGATCTTTCCTGGTCAGCAGGCGAAGGTGGATAAGTTTGGGACTCTAGTAGTAGGAAGGGACGTATCAATTCCCTCTCCCTCGTAG
- a CDS encoding DUF559 domain-containing protein, which translates to MTRLHPILKNRARHLRHDQTDAERKLWQHLRSREVSGAKFRRQHALGSFIVDFCCVACHLIIELDGGQHANQREADEERTRVLTQLGYRVIRFWNHEVLTDIEVVLEKIFEELKRQRLFLGIASESEVKSPSPSPSP; encoded by the coding sequence ATGACACGATTGCACCCTATACTCAAAAATCGAGCCCGCCACCTCCGCCACGACCAAACTGACGCCGAACGTAAACTATGGCAGCATCTCCGTTCGAGAGAGGTCAGTGGCGCAAAGTTCCGTCGCCAGCATGCCCTTGGCTCCTTTATCGTCGATTTTTGTTGTGTAGCGTGCCATTTGATAATAGAGCTTGATGGTGGCCAACATGCGAACCAGAGAGAAGCGGATGAGGAGCGAACTCGTGTGCTTACTCAATTAGGTTATCGTGTGATTCGTTTTTGGAATCATGAAGTACTGACGGATATCGAAGTCGTCTTGGAGAAGATTTTCGAGGAGCTGAAAAGGCAGCGCTTGTTCCTTGGGATAGCGAGTGAATCTGAGGTGAAATCACCCTCACCCTCACCCTCACCCTAG